A genome region from Danio aesculapii chromosome 2, fDanAes4.1, whole genome shotgun sequence includes the following:
- the tmeff1a gene encoding tomoregulin-1: protein MMSAGLSAAAARCCVAVLGLLVLLRVPGALMTDTDTDCSTHGEHGCEGLSESKSGLHVCNESSCVFGGICRDNGSHLECLCQFQCPRMFDPVCGSDGDTYHSECFLRQAACEQQSPITIITEGHCPDAESASGDTDLESSGLEPSTYSRCSSCRFGAECDEDSEGIWCVCNIDCGGYNLNPVCGSDGQSYSNPCQVREASCLKQAQINVRHLGQCSGSAVLVGGANVGRAMPCPEINSSSCVHGTCEMKNDLATCRCNLGFSGTHCELRDFSELYVVPNGQKLQYILIAAIIAAVQISIIIAIIICITRIHPKKPRARLQKQNKGHFPKDGGRRIV from the exons ATGATGTCCGCGGGCTTGAGCGCTGCGGCGGCCCGGTGTTGTGTCGCGGTGCTCGGGCTGCTGGTGCTCCTGCGGGTTCCCGGGGCCCTGATGACCGACACGGACACCGACTGCTCGACACACGGTGAACACGGATGCGAag GTCTGTCCGAGAGCAAAAGTGGCCttcatgtgtgtaatgaatctaGTTGTGTTTTCGGAGGAATCTGCAGAGACAACGGATCACACCTGGAGTGTCTTTGCCAGTttcag TGTCCACGAATGTTTGATCCAGTTTGTGGCTCTGATGGAGACACATACCACAGTGAATGTTTCTTAAGACAAGCAGCCTGTGAACAGCAGAGCCCAATCACCATAATTACAGAAGGACACTGTCCCG ATGCTGAATCTGCATCTGGAGATACAG ATCTGGAGAGCTCAGGCCTGGAGCCCAGCACATACTCCAGGTGTTCCAGCTGCAGGTTTGGGGCAGAGTGTGATGAAGACTCTGAAGGCATTTG GTGTGTGTGTAATATAGACTGCGGTGGCTACAATCTGAACCCAGTGTGTGGATCAGATGGACAGTCTTACAGTAATCCATGTCAGGTCAGAGAAGCTTCCTGCCTGAAACAAGCTCAGATTAATGTGCGACACCTTGGACAGTGTTCAG GTTCAGCTGTGCTAGTGGGCGGAGCCAATGTTGGCAGAGCGATGCCTTGTCCGGAAATCAACAGTAGCTCATGTGTGCATGGAACCTGTGAGATGAAAAATGATCTGGCAACGTGCAG GTGTAATCTGGGTTTTTCTGGCACACACTGTGAGCTAAGAGACTTCAGTGAGTTATACGTGGTGCCCAATGGACAGAAGCTTCAGTACATCCTGATTGCTGCGATCATTGCAGCCGTACAGATCAGCATCATCATCGCTATCATAATATGCATCACAAG GATTCATCCAAAAAAGCCTCGAGCACGTCTTCAGAAACAGAATAAGGGACACTTTCCCAAAGATGGAGGACGCAGGATTGTATAA